One window of the Devosia sp. 2618 genome contains the following:
- a CDS encoding tetratricopeptide repeat protein, translated as MHYLPLGKSRKVLLLAGLLLTTCVLQANADEVADCGALLASPFEEGYHDTGVEMRDVQLNRAEDVCKTAIQASPDSNQAKAWLARIHFYYSEYAEAIVLLEPAAAAGNPLAQQMLGDILIDGLGGTPVDEKRGVELLASSSAAGFAPGQNSLGVSYERGQGVAKDLPRAAKLYGAAAKQGMAVAQVNLGILYADGNGIAENDERAAQLFMSAAAKGDSGGMNNLAVSYESGEGLDQNYDLAMGWYHKAADAGSTVALANIGNLYAEGLGVKQDYNKALKWMGKAATAGSSYGLYLLGGMYENGKGVTADKARATDLYEQAEEAGSTDAADALDRLAAAD; from the coding sequence ATGCATTATCTGCCCTTGGGCAAATCACGCAAAGTGCTTTTGCTTGCCGGATTGCTGCTCACCACTTGTGTGCTGCAGGCCAATGCCGATGAAGTCGCCGATTGTGGCGCCTTGCTGGCCAGCCCATTTGAAGAGGGCTATCACGACACCGGCGTTGAAATGCGGGATGTTCAGCTCAATAGAGCCGAAGACGTCTGTAAAACGGCCATCCAAGCCAGCCCTGATTCCAATCAGGCCAAGGCTTGGCTGGCGCGGATCCATTTCTATTACAGCGAATATGCCGAAGCCATCGTGCTGCTCGAGCCGGCCGCCGCTGCGGGCAATCCGCTGGCCCAGCAAATGCTGGGCGACATTCTGATCGATGGCCTTGGCGGTACGCCGGTCGATGAAAAGCGCGGCGTGGAATTGCTGGCCTCCTCCTCTGCCGCCGGGTTTGCGCCGGGCCAAAACAGCCTCGGCGTCAGCTATGAGCGCGGCCAAGGCGTGGCAAAAGACCTGCCCCGCGCCGCCAAACTTTATGGCGCCGCCGCCAAACAGGGCATGGCCGTCGCGCAAGTGAACCTCGGCATTCTCTATGCCGACGGCAATGGCATTGCCGAAAACGACGAGCGCGCTGCGCAACTGTTCATGAGCGCTGCCGCAAAGGGCGATTCCGGCGGCATGAACAATCTCGCGGTCAGCTACGAATCCGGCGAAGGCCTTGACCAGAACTACGACCTCGCCATGGGATGGTACCACAAGGCGGCCGATGCGGGGTCAACTGTGGCGCTGGCCAATATCGGCAACCTCTATGCCGAAGGGCTTGGCGTCAAACAGGATTACAACAAAGCCCTCAAATGGATGGGCAAGGCGGCGACCGCCGGCAGTTCCTACGGGCTCTATCTGCTGGGCGGCATGTATGAAAACGGCAAGGGCGTGACGGCGGATAAAGCGCGCGCTACCGATCTGTACGAACAGGCCGAAGAAGCCGGCAGCACCGATGCTGCCGATGCGCTCGACCGGTTGGCCGCAGCGGACTGA
- a CDS encoding VOC family protein: MSDQIDYIEFPSTDRAASSSFFKAAFGWGAVSYGPDYDGLTDAGVDGGVDQAQDRVASTMAIVRTADLDDAERRVIAAGGTITKAQFDFPGGRRFHFREPGGNELAVWTAHE, translated from the coding sequence ATGAGCGACCAGATTGACTATATCGAGTTTCCATCGACCGATAGGGCCGCCAGCAGCAGCTTCTTTAAGGCTGCGTTTGGCTGGGGCGCCGTCAGCTATGGTCCAGATTATGACGGGCTCACCGATGCGGGCGTCGACGGTGGCGTCGATCAGGCCCAAGATCGCGTCGCCAGCACCATGGCCATCGTTCGCACCGCCGACCTCGACGATGCCGAGCGCCGTGTGATCGCCGCCGGCGGCACCATCACCAAGGCGCAGTTTGATTTCCCGGGCGGTCGGCGGTTCCATTTCCGCGAACCCGGCGGCAATGAGTTGGCAGTTTGGACGGCGCACGAATAG